A genomic segment from Biomphalaria glabrata chromosome 16, xgBioGlab47.1, whole genome shotgun sequence encodes:
- the LOC106057286 gene encoding multiple epidermal growth factor-like domains protein 11: MSPCSRSCPKSCDRMEGQCLIMQCPKGTYGEICENNCDKNCLNSECFKENGSCVACVQGFYYADCSEECHTNCRSNTTCHQVEGTCPDGCMTGYFGDKCTIECSKTCAGSGSCDSIDGHCSEGCKTGFYGFDCLQACSSNCVGGATCDEKTGSCLRGCLDGFFGPDCKVVCPVNCGGNKSCDLKTQRCTQGCNFGYGGDTCNKSCSHCMEELCDQRSLTCRRGCKEGVAAIGCTAASSKSANTDESNSSSFYIVIPLFLIIAVAALLALLWKKTTSPITALE, from the exons ATGAGCCCATGCAGCAGATCCTGTCCAAAAAGCTGCGATAGAATGGAAGGTCAATGTCTTATAATGCAATGTCCGAAAGGGACATATGGAGAGATCTGCGAAAACA ACTGTGATAAAAACTGTCTAAACAGCGAGTGCTTCAAAGAAAACGGATCGTGCGTCGCATGTGTTCAGGGTTTTTACTACGCTGACTGCTCTGAAG AATGTCACACAAATTGTAGAAGCAACACCACGTGTCACCAAGTGGAAGGTACGTGTCCAGATGGCTGCATGACCGGATATTTCGGTGACAAATGTACTATAG AATGCAGCAAAACCTGTGCTGGGTCTGGCTCCTGCGACAGCATCGACGGACATTGTAGTGAGGGCTGCAAGACAGGATTCTACGGATTCGATTGCTTGCAAG CCTGTTCATCTAACTGTGTGGGCGGTGCTACGTGTGATGAAAAGACTGGCTCCTGTTTACGTGGATGCCTGGATGGATTTTTCGGCCCCGATTGTAAAGTTG TGTGTCCAGTGAATTGCGGTGGAAATAAAAGTTGTGACCTGAAGACTCAAAGATGCACACAAGGCTGTAATTTTGGCTATGGAGGAGACACTTGCAACAAAT CTTGTTCCCATTGCATGGAGGAGCTCTGCGATCAGCGGTCCTTAACATGCCGGAGAGGGTGCAAAGAAGGAGTGGCCGCAATCGGTTGTACTGCGG CTTCCTCAAAGAGTGCTAACACAGATGAGTCCAACTCCTCCAGCTTTTACATCGTCATCCCACTGTTCCTTATAATCGCAGTAGCAGCATTGTTGGCCTTActgtggaaaaaaacaacatctccGATTACTGCCTTGGAGTGA